The Beijerinckiaceae bacterium RH AL1 genome has a segment encoding these proteins:
- a CDS encoding protein of unknown function (ID:RHAL1_03743;~source:Prodigal:2.6), protein MMDTPIIITCGATLADILRRYPTNPPIFEKLRPHDPRGNYGEYVVWLRESHAATIVRQYRGLARCA, encoded by the coding sequence ATGATGGACACCCCGATCATCATCACCTGTGGCGCCACGCTCGCAGACATCCTCCGCCGCTACCCCACGAACCCGCCGATCTTCGAGAAGCTCCGGCCGCACGATCCTCGCGGAAACTACGGCGAGTACGTCGTCTGGCTACGGGAAAGCCACGCAGCGACGATCGTGCGGCAGTACCGGGGACTCGCGCGATGCGCATGA